The DNA segment AGCAGACGCCGAGCGCCGGGCCCGGCCCTCTGGGTCACTCGTGGAGCAGCGGTGGGGACCAGGCTACAGGGGAAGAGCTCCTCCCGTTTCCGTCCGGGGACGGCCAGCACTCACACAGCCCCGGGCCACCTCACCCCGcggtccccccgcccccccggggaccctgcctggcacacagccctCCTGCTCGGTCCCCGTGCCTATGTCCAGGCACCTCAGGGGAAAGCAGGCCGGGCCCCAGGTCCACAGAAcggcccctgccctcctgcccccagccctgtgcTTTGGGGGCCGGGTCCCCTGCTGCCCCAGGAGGGAGACGGCGGCGGCAGGGAACATCTGGACGCAGCAGTCTCCGCGCAGGCCACACAGGGACAGCCTCGCGGGCACTCACGTCCGGCAGCGGGCGACAAAGCCGAGCGCTGAGAGTGCAGGTAGGGGGAGGGCTAAGCCTGGGGCCCACACCCCCGGGGGGCCTCTCCTTCCTTCACCACCAAGCTCAGCTCACCCCCTCTTCCTGCAGGGCCCCCAGCCTCCCCCCGTCATGCCTGTCACGCTGTCCCAGCGGCAACAAGGCCGACCCCGCCGTCCCCGGGGCCTCTCGCCGCCGGGCACCCACCGTGCGGTAGCCTTCGATCACGTCCTTCTGTTTCTCAAACCGCTTGAAGAGGTCGGAGAACGACTTCTCCATGGAGTGCAGGTCTGAGGTCAGCTGGTCCTTCTCCCTCAGAACCTTCTGGATCTCGGCTTTGGCAAGTTCCTTCTGTTTCTGAGCCTCCTCTTAAAGGAAGACCAGCACTCGGGATTAGCGGGAGGCCAGCAGGTGGCGCCACAGGCGACCAGTGTCAGGAGGTCCCCCTGGGGCGCCGACCAGCCCCTCCCTGCGACCTTCCAGGACAGGACCTCGGGGCCCCAAGTGCCCAGAAAACAGCCGTTTCCTCAACACCAGCTCCACCCGGAAGCCGAGGCAGCGGACGATGAACCCCGGGCCTGACTCAAGAGCCCAGGCCACACCTACCCCACGTTCGGGGCCCTCCAGCCCCCACGGGGACTGCAGCTGGTCACGCGGCCCCCGGGGCGGGGGTCAGACCGCGGGTGCAGCGCCCAGTGGAGGGACCCAATCTGTCCGCCGCCACGGCCCCGGATGCCAACTCGGGGCCCAGCCAACCTGAGGGCTGATAAGCCCCCGCGGCCCGGCGCCCCCCAGCCTCCCCGACTGCCTGCTGCCCCAGCCCAGGGGCCCGCGGGCGCCCGGCACTCACCCATCGCCTGGTACACGGTCCCCTCAAACCCGTCCATGATTTTCCTGTGGGGGGAGGGCAGACGCCGTGAGCCCCGAGAGCGCATCGCGGGGCCCCGGGCAGCCAGCGCGCACACTCACCCCATCTCCAGGATCCTCTCCTGCAGCGCCGCGCACCTGCCCCTAAGCGCCTCGTTCTCCTTCTGCATCGCCCCGACCTGTGCAGACCACACACCCGAGTTGCGCCAGTGTCCTCCCGTGCTGGGGTCTCCCACCCCACTCAGAAGACGTCGCAGTGCTGGGGGGTCGGCGTGCGGTGCGTGCGCGGGTGAGACACCTCCCGACACAGAAGGGGCAGGAGAGCAGCGTGCGGGAGAGAGCCCCGCGGCAGAGGGGACCCCGCCCGAAGACGGCAGGCGGGTGCCGGGAGCTGCCGGGCCCAGCGCGGTCCGGCGCACAGGCCTCCCTGAGAGGGGACCAGCCGGACGCCACCCAGGGCATCACCAAGGCAGCAAGGGGACTTGGGGGCCGCTACCCCCTGGGCGGCTCAGAGCGGACACCCAGACCCTTGCTTGCAAGCAGCTTCTGCGAGAGACACTGGGTGGAGACGCAGGACCCTCGGCCGCCTGGGCGCCTGGCTCGGGGGTCGGCGAGTGGGTGCCTGCGGTCCTGCCCGCGCGGCGTGAGCGAGGCCAGCGCACAGGGCTGCCACCCCCAGCTCCCCGAGGCTCTTCAGAGCAGCCCGCAGGCGCCAGCCCCGGGGCTgcagccagcccctcccctccccctcaccgCAGCGTCCAGGTCCTTCTGGCTGTACTGCAGCACGTCCACGATGGGCCCCACGGGCAGCAGCGGAGCGCTGGGCCCGGTGTCACGAGGAGCCGGGCCGAGCGTCTGCAGGGCGACAGAGACCGGCTGGGCCGCAAGCTCCCCTGGCACTCCTCTCCGCCCCGTCGGCTCCCCAGATGGCACAGCGCGGCCCCCCTCGGCCCAATGGACCCCTTAAGCCTTCAGATCCACAGCACGTGAAAGCCGGGCCCTTAGAACAGGTGTCTCTTTACACCACAGAGGGGACGAACCACTTACGGGAATGTCCGGGGCTCCTGCGAAGTCCAGGTCCAGCAGCTGGGCCTCCAGGGGGCTCCCCGAGGAATGCGCGTCTGTGCCCCGTGCACTGAGACCAGAAGAGAACACGCGTGCTGTCTGTGTGCGTAGGGGTCGGCCCAGACTCTCCCCCAGGGCCACGGGGTCACCTCTGCTGTCGGAGGGGCCGCACGGGCGCAGAAGAGCACAGACCCGCTTACACACTTGTTTACAAGCTCGGCCAGGGCAGCTGGGGCCCGGCCACTGTCTCTGCCCCCCTCCCTGCGGCTGGGCGCTCCCATCGTCACACGGCCGGCGTGGATCGGATTCCCGCCCACCCCAGCGCACCTGCTGGGCTCCGGGGCCACAGGCGCCGGCCCCCGGGGGCTGTCCTGCAGGAGCGGGTCAAACTTAAGGTACAAGGACTGCTTCCTCAGGGCCGACTCCTTAAACTGCAGGGGAGGAAGCAGGGTCACCGGTGCCCCCGACACGACAGCCTCCACGTCCCGCCGGGATCCGCCCTGACCCGAGTGGCTTGCGGGGAAGAGCGCGGAAGCAGCCGGGCCGCCCACCACGTCCGGTCAGACGGGGACACCGCTCGCGGTTGAGGCATCGCGGCCCGGGGCTGTTCGAGGAAGAGCCCCCTTAGAGACTCGCACTTGAGGAAAGGCCGCCGCGAAGGCGCCCGGGAGCTTACCGAGGACGCCCCGAACTGCTCCAGGTAATCCACCTCGGCCCCCGTGCCTAGAACTGAAAGGGAGGCGCCAGCTGCCAGCCGCATCCCACGGGCCGCCCCCTCGCCCCGGGCCCGGGTGCTCGGGGGAACCAAGGCCAGCTCGGCACCCCACCGCCAGCACTCGGGCTGTGCACGCGGAGCGGCCCCCCTCCCCGTCCACCCGTGCCTGACGGCCCTTTGCTACATACAGAGCGGGGTTGCTGCCCTCAGGCTCAGGACGCCTGGGGCCGGATGGTTCCTTGGGGCCGAGCCGTGTCCCGCAGGCTGTTGACAGCACCCCCGGGGGCGTGACAAGCAAAAGCGTTCCCAGGCGTCCAAATcgccctggttgagaaccactgtgtagAACCACCCGAAAAGGGCCCTGTAATTTCTGATAACATGACCTTTGCTTAAAAAACCTAAGGGTAACtcacaccatagacaaaaattaactcaaaatggatcaaagacctaaatatataagctaaaaccataaaattcttagaaggaaACGTGAGGGCAAATGTCCacgacattggatttggcaatgatttcttagaattGACACCAAAGCACAAGCAGCGATAGAACACATTGGGCTGGAAAGCTAACATTTGTGCTTCCAGGACACCATCGGGGAAGtgaagagaggggcttccctggtggtccagtggttaggaatctgccttccaatgcaggggacgtgggttcgatccctggttggggaactaggatcccgcatgccgcggagcaactaagcccgcgcgccgcaactacagagcccgggCGCCCGAATGAAGACCCCGagtactgcaacgaagacccgacgagCCCCAtaaagagagcagagggagagcTTTTGTGAGTCACGTCCCCAAAGAATTCTTACCTAGATTATACAACAAATctttacaactcaataaaaaaaaaccctcaactaaaaaacaggcaaaggatccAAGCAGatgcttctccaaagaagagacatGAACGGTCAACGCCAGTCAGCAGGGAAACAGACCAGGACACGCCGAGACCGCACTGCACCCCCACCGGGACGGTGGGGTGCAGACCTGGACCTTCAAACAACGCGGGGGCAGAGTAGAGGGTGCGGACCCCGGGGGGAACAGCTGGGCGGCTCCTCGAACAGTTACACAGTGTTACCACGTCCCCCTCAGGGTACGTCTGCCCCAAAGAGACGGGGAACGTGCGCTCACACAAGACACGCATGTGAGTGTCCCCAGCAGCCTCCTTCCTACGAGCCAGAGTGGAAATCAACtggtaaaagaagaaacaagatgcGGTCTATCCAGACGGGGGATATCACTTGGCCATAAAAGGAAGTCCTCACACAATGTGACACGAGGGACTTGGAAACATCACAGGACACAAACCCCGAGTCACGTGTCTCCAGGGTCCCTGGTGGGGGGAGCAGGCTGCCCCATGGAGCTGATCCACGGTTCCTGGTCCCGCCCACACGGGGAGGACCCCACGATGGCCCTGCCACACAGAAACCCTACactcctctcctggcttctctaGGCCTGGGGGTTTTAAGTAACCAAAACGGAGACCCTGGCGAGCTGCCTCCTGTCCTGTAGAGCGCCTCAGCTGGAAGTCCTCCCTGAAGGCAGCTCAGACCCACGACTCTTCCACCTCCCCGTCCCGGGTGCGTGGACGGGCAGGGCTTCTCCTTTTATCTCTACGGGGCCTCCTTTCAAACAGCACTTCGATTCAGCGAGTTCCTGCTGCCTCCTGTGTCTGTATCTGTACCGCCTGAGTCAATCAGGTCTGCTGTCTGTTTTTCTAAGTTggcctaaaatttttttttttttaaatatcacagaTATTAGTCCTGTTCTCCTGAAAATGCCCATCATTTGATAAGCCAGAAGTTTCCGTGTGAATCGCTAAAGTCAGGGGACGGGGTTGCCTTCAAGATGACCACCCGCGGGCGCCACGGAACACGGTTCTAGCACCCCGGCCTCGAGGACGGGTGAATGACGTACCCTCGGCGGCGTCCCAGAAGTGCTCCCCGCTCAGGTTCGGGCTGGGCTCCGGCCCCCGGGGCGTCGGGGGTGTGGGGTCAGCGGGCACCGTCGGCGGCTTGCTGCCCGGGCTGCTGGTGGGAGCCGGTGCCCCCGAAGTGTCTGCGGTCCCCTCCTGGAAGGGAGGTCGGGGTCACCGCAGGGGCCCGTCAAGACGAGGGGCgtggggggagcggggggagCGGCGTGTCCCAGCGCCCAGCCCCGGGCACCGCCGGCCCGCCTCTGCCCCACGACGATCTGCAGACGCGGCAACGGCAGGAGGACGCCCGCCCCCCCCGTACCTCGCCCGCCGCGTCTGCGGTCCCTGCCGCGGTCTGCGCCCCCGGTGTGTCAGCCGCCGAGGCCAAGGGCACCTGCCTAAAGAGACGGGGTCAGGTCAGCGTGGCCCGTGCCCCACGCCCCCCCGTCCCGCACCGAGCTGCCACCGGCCCTCCCCCAGGAGCCAGGCTCGAGGCCCAGCCGGGTGGCCCCGCAAAGCCACCCCCCCCCTCACCTGCGAGAGAATCGCTCCTCAGAGGCAGACAAGGCACTCTGAGGTCATCTCAACTCAAGAAAAGCAAGGACCCATGGGTCCTTTTTACCAGGGAGCTGCAACAGAAGCCGGTGCTGGACAGCCGGGCGCACCCCCGGCCACTGAGCGGCGTCCCCGGGGAGCGGGGACAGGCCTGGGGCGGGGCTCACGCCGGGAGACGGCTGCCCGAGCCGCGCCGCGGGAATCCTGGGGCTCTCGGCTAGGTGCCTGCCAGACCTTCCGGATGCGTCACAGGCAACGCACCTCAGACAGCGCGGGCGCCCCCTCCCCGCTATTCCCCAAGAGCGGTGGCAGCCGGCCCGGGGCCCCCGCTCAGGGCTGCAGGTGGCATCTGTGGTCTCGCGCCCACCACTGCCACCCCGCGCTCACCGGCTTGGAGACGAGGCCTCTGTGGCCGGCCCGCTCTTGGGGTGCTCTGGGGGCCGGGCCTCTCCGTCACCTCCGGCGGGGTTACAGTCCGGGTCGTCTAGCTTGTCCCGGTCCAGGCTGTTGGACCCGCGGGGTCGGGGATCGGGACCCTCGCCCGCCTCCATGAgggccttttcctccttttcctgccTCGCCTCTGGTCTCCTCGACGGAGGTCTGAGAGCCGGGATGGTCCCTCGTTTCCTCAGTGGGGGCGGCCTTTTGCTGGTGGCGTCAGAGAAGTCAAATTCCAGCCTTACGGGCTCACTCCTCAAAGAGTCGGCCGTTTGGCCTTCAGCCCCCTCCCTCTGAGGACTGGGGAACGTGGCGCCTCCAGCCTCCACGGGGCCAGCTGGGGCGGTGTCCGCGCGGCCGGGAGTGACCCTGGAGCCCGCCGGGGCCTCGTGAGGCAGGCCCACGAGGGGCTCTGCTCCGCGGGGTCCCCCGGGGTGGGTGCTAGGAGCCGAAGGGGCCCCGGCAGAGGGGCCAGGGACCCCGGTCGAGTTGTCCCCTGTGGCTCTCGGCGGgtcctctgctctgtcctggggcgCCACCCCGGGAGGGTCTTCTAGAATTGTGCAGCTAGAGGTAGCACTTTCCCCTAAGGAATGAGGGTGGATGTGTTCTTCCTGGGTGTGCTCAGGGCTGCCCGACGTTTGTCCTGGAGATGCCTCTGGGTCTTCAACACGTTCGGACATCTGGGAAGAGCTTGCAGGATCCAGGCAGGCCAGGGGAGCCAAGGAGGGCCCGCTGCAATGCCTGTCGTCAGAGGCTGGTCTCATGTCCTCTGAAGGGGGGTTGGCATCGGCCACTGCTGGTTTCTGGAGAACTCCATTGGTTGTTCTAGTGTCTGTTTCCTTGGTGAACTGTTGGCTTTTTGGAAAGACTTAGTTAACACTACGGAATCAGTTAGGTTTTTAGTTAGATTTTAGTCCACGTGAAAACATTAGCtaaatacaggggaaaaaagagcATTTGGTTAACCCTCTCCTCAGGATTAACCTTCACAAGTACATTCCCACACGTCAATGCTGGCGGCCACCTAGAGACACAGGTGACTGAGAGAGAGGAGAAACCTGACTGACAACAGCCAAGGTGGAGGTCCTCCATGCCGGCCTATTTTCCCCCTTTGGTTGGGGACCACCAGCTACACGGCCAGGGACAGTCAGGGCACACCAGCGTCAGGCTTCCCGCTGGAGAGGGAAAGGCCAGGTCAAGGACGCTGACTTCACAAGGAGCAGGGCCCAGCTTCTGGTTCCTCCTGGCCCCTCCATGCCCCTGCTCTGTGGCTGGAGCAGCTCAGACCCGGGGGCCAGGAGGCAGCATCTGAACGGCTGGGTTTCCCTTCCCTCATGAGGATTGTTACCAAAAAACAGTATTTGAGTCACTCTAATCTCATTCAGTTGAATctcaaaatgaaaactaaaaaaaattgaagttgaAAAGTAGCAAGGAaacctggggagagggggagattcCGGTTTGAGGAGTTTCCAGCCATGGGGAGATACTCGGCCCAAGGACATTTCACTGGAGCGAGGTGAAGGGTATGTTAGTAACCTTTTGCTTTTATACCTTTCTCTGCACATCTGAAATccgtttaaaagaaaaagcaagttttAAACAGCTTAAGTCGGCGAAAGTCAGAATGAAATATGCCAGCGAGGCCCCTTCCCACTCTGGATGCAGAGGGCCCCTGGGGGCGCCATCCGGGTTAACTCAGCCTCATCTGGGGGTGAAGAGCCACCACCAGGGTCCTCGTCTCCACACAGAGGCAGGAAAAGCCCTGGCGTTCACATTGTCGACCACGTCACGCACGCTAACCACCTAATGCCGGGCGAGGCTGCAAAGAAGCTTCTGCTGGTTAAAGTCAAGTGTTTCAAATCTGCTTCATCAGAGGCCACAACGTGTTCTGGTCAGATTACACAACAGACGGGCTCCTCTGCCTTTAGCAGTAAGAGCTGTCTGTAAGCTTTCTCCAGAGCTTGCTCCCGAGGACAGGAGACAGACCTGCAAGCAGGAGACCCCAGTGGAATGCtaaaaaagaagcaaagccaCAGAGCGTCCCTCCTTGGAGATTCGGCCAGGACATTTCATGAAgttagagaaacaaaaccaaggcCAATTTGTTGGCAAGAGCACAACAGAGGAACAGAATGTGAAATTTAAACTTCCTGTTTTACTATTCACTTCTCCAACAACAGATGACTTCGGAGGTGCTCTGGGCCGCACGCTACACAAACCCAGAGCAGAGACCAGGAGGAGCCCAACCGGATGTGGCGGATGAAACAGAATTTTCCTGCCAACTCCGTCGGAGAGGTTACAAACTGCAGTACCTCAAACAGTGCCAGCACTTACTTCTCTTTCTGGGTCCAGACTTGATGACAGTTTTCTAATCCAACGGTGTCGCCCAGAGCAAAACAAGCTTCAAGCTTGCTGCCTGTGCTGGGACTTAAAATCCTGTGTGTCTGTGGATCCCGCAGAGGTGTCTGAAAAGTAACCTgtcggggagggaggagggcaccTGTTAAATAATTCAAGTCTTCAAGCACCACGCTGGCAGCACCGGGCCCTGCCCTGCCAGCTCAGTAAGTCACCGGGAAAGCAGGTGACCTCATGTGTGACGCATGGTAGATAGTACACAGAGGCAAGATGTGCTTACCTTCATAGCTTTGGCTGTGCTCTTAGGTGGTACGTTTTCTTTCTGTGACAGACGGAGAACAGATGATTTTCCGGTAAGTTCCGGTGGTGAAAACAGGAAGTCGCAGTTTTGTGTACTTTTGTCACCAGTGACATTCTCGTCACTGAAGATGTGCAGACTCATCCTGAAAAGCAGATAGTCTTGTGTCAGGAGTAGGGCAGTGACACCACGTTGTCTAGACGCACATATGTGAAAGTGACAGCTGACCCCACAGTGCTGCAAGGAGGACGTCCGCCTTCCTGCACAGGTGGGTCACACCTCAGGCAGTGTGTCCTCTGCCAGGCAGTCCCCATCCTGCTCTGGGGGAGCTGCCACCTCCCAGGAGCAAGAGCTAGAGGGGCTTTCAGCTCACAGGGCAAGGAGGAAGACCCAAGTGCTCGAAATAACTCAAACGTTGTGGGTAAAAGTTGGGAGACAGATAAGGGCTGATCTGTGGCAAAACTGCAGGGGGCAGAGGAAGCCTGGGCCTCCACACAGGCCTCGGCATCAGAGGTGGGGCAGCTGCCAAGCTAGTGCATAACAGAAGCAGAAGGGCGCCTCCCTCGTGGCccggtgggtaagactccgcgctcccaatgcagggggcctgtgttcgatccctggtcggggaactagatcctgcatgcaagccgcaactaagagtttgcgtgCCGCGACTAAGACCGGGCACAGCCcaggtaaataaatgaaaaatgaataaataatgcagTAAGAtgctacttcaaaaaaaaatttaaaaagagaggagaaggaagaagaaagaatattttaaaaagaaaagcagaagaggGCACAGCAGCTTGCTCTCCACCCGCGGGGCTGGGAAACAGGGACTGGACTAGGGCGTCAGGAGGGCCGAGGCTCAGAGGAGGAGCTAGAGAAAGTAACAAGCAGCAGGTGCAGAGTCACTTGGGGGGAGTCGAGGAGCTTCTGCAGCAGGGGCCTCCAGTGGGGCCCAGGAGGTTCTAGAACAATCCCATTCCTCCTTCTGAAGCCCTCATAATGGTCAGCACCGTGGCGTTCCCAACTTGGGAGACACCAGAGCACTGGGCATTAACCTGCTTGGAGGCACTACAGGTCCTTGCTGGCGGTGGGGGCCGTGGGGActggggctgggagaggccagatggctggggcagggagagaaagggTGGCCTGAAAAGAGGTGAGCTCAGCGTGGGAGGTCAGGGTGACAAGCCACCTTGAAGGGCGCGGGGGTAGGGCGCTGCGTGTGGAGGACTcggagggaagggggcagtcAGAGCTCTGGCACTGGACCGGGGTGGAGTGGTCTGCCCTGGCTCGGCAGCAGCCCGCACCTGCCGTGTGGAGGCGGGAAAGATAAGCCTAAGCCAAGGGTCACTATCAGATTTGGCCTGAGCAACGGGGTAAAACGGGGAAGGGGGCTGGATGGCTGCAGGACACAGAAGGGAGGCATCTTGCCGGAAGACCCCCTTCGCCTGGGGAAGGTGGGAGAACAATGACAGCCTTTAGGTGTTTGGCTTCTATAATGATGGGGCCACGGAGGGGGCTCCTGAGCAGAGAGCCCGGCCAGGCGGGGAGGAGGGCTGGTGGCCGGGGGCAAGCGGGTTCTCCGGAAGCAGCGGGGCGGGGAGTGTGGAACCCAGGTTTCCACAGCAGGTGCGTCAGGAGTCAGGTGCTGCAGGAGTCGGTGAAGGCGCTCAGGTGGGGCTGCGCCCAGAGGAGGGGCCGGAATTAGGAGGCCAGCCTTGGGCGCAGAGCTGCAAGCCCGCGGGTATTCAGAGGCGGAGACGTGTCTCTGCAGGTCACAGCCACAGGTGGTTTGCGGCTGGACGAGGTCACCGGGATAGAAAGAGGAGAGGCCGGCACAGCGGGCCACCGGGGTCTCCTGGAGGGCGACATAGGAGCCACCTGGCGTCTCGGGAGGCAGGGGCGGGAGCCCATGGGCTCCGCTTCCGTTTGCGCCCGGGCGGGCGGGATGAGGGCAGGCAAGAGGGGACCCCGAGGAGGGGCCCAGACGGCGGGCAGGGCGGAGCTGCGGGACGAGCCGGATAGGGCGTAGGCCCACGTCCAGGGTGGCCGCCAGCACGGCAGGCAGAGATCCGAGGCCAGGCCAGAGGCGGGACCGGAGCCCCGAGCCCGGACCCCACCGCCGCCTTACCTGTCGGCCGCCGCGCGGAACCGAGGGAGCGGGAGGCGAGGAGTCCGGGAGCCCCTCTGCCCGCTGCCGATTCAAATACCGACGGTTGGCGCGCGCGGCCAATCAGCGCATGGATGGGGCGGGATGAACTGGCATCGCCAGCCAATGGGAGGTCGAGTCACAGGTCACGCCCACGAGGAGGTTCCGCTTCCGGGGTGACGGCGCGCTGGGCGCGGCGGAGGCCAGAATTCTCGGTAACCGCAGCTCGCCAGGCGGGCGTAGGGGAAAGGCCGTTCGCGGGCGGGCACTGACTGCGGGGCCCGTAGTCGCCCGGGTATCTCGGGCTGTGCTGCGGATGCGCCTGGGCTTCGCGGAAAGGTCAGGGCCTGAGAGCCGCTCGcccgagtctcagtttccccagctgtgcAGTGGGGCCAAGTACAGCACCGCCACCAAGGCGGGTCCTGAGGAGCATCCAAACCCTCGCGAGGACTGTCGCGGCAGCTCACAACTTCTGGCCGAGCGAGGGGACCGGGAACTTCATTTCCCAGAGTACCCCGCAGGACGCCATCTCCCAGAGCGCCTCGTGAGAGGCCTGAGGGTGGGGACTCCATTTCCCAGAGTGCCCCGCGTCTTCCGGACCCGGACGCCGCGGCCTGCTCTCCTCGCTGGGGCAGTGGGCATCGCCGGGACGGCGTCCCGGAGGTGACGGCGGCGCGATGGACAGCCCCGAGGTCACCTTCACGCTGGCCTACGTGGTGTTCGCCGTGTGCTTCGTGTTCACCCCCACCGAGTTCCACTCTGCCGGGCTCACGGTGCAGAACCTGCTGTCGGGCTGGCTGGGCAGCGAGGACGCCGCCTTCGTGCCCTATCACCTGCGCCGCACGGCCGCCACGCTGCTGTG comes from the Kogia breviceps isolate mKogBre1 chromosome 6, mKogBre1 haplotype 1, whole genome shotgun sequence genome and includes:
- the TACC3 gene encoding transforming acidic coiled-coil-containing protein 3 isoform X3 — its product is MSLHIFSDENVTGDKSTQNCDFLFSPPELTGKSSVLRLSQKENVPPKSTAKAMKVTFQTPLRDPQTHRILSPSTGSKLEACFALGDTVGLENCHQVWTQKENQQFTKETDTRTTNGVLQKPAVADANPPSEDMRPASDDRHCSGPSLAPLACLDPASSSQMSERVEDPEASPGQTSGSPEHTQEEHIHPHSLGESATSSCTILEDPPGVAPQDRAEDPPRATGDNSTGVPGPSAGAPSAPSTHPGGPRGAEPLVGLPHEAPAGSRVTPGRADTAPAGPVEAGGATFPSPQREGAEGQTADSLRSEPVRLEFDFSDATSKRPPPLRKRGTIPALRPPSRRPEARQEKEEKALMEAGEGPDPRPRGSNSLDRDKLDDPDCNPAGGDGEARPPEHPKSGPATEASSPSRQVPLASAADTPGAQTAAGTADAAGEEGTADTSGAPAPTSSPGSKPPTVPADPTPPTPRGPEPSPNLSGEHFWDAAEAGASLSVLGTGAEVDYLEQFGASSFKESALRKQSLYLKFDPLLQDSPRGPAPVAPEPSSARGTDAHSSGSPLEAQLLDLDFAGAPDIPTLGPAPRDTGPSAPLLPVGPIVDVLQYSQKDLDAAVGAMQKENEALRGRCAALQERILEMGKIMDGFEGTVYQAMEEAQKQKELAKAEIQKVLREKDQLTSDLHSMEKSFSDLFKRFEKQKDVIEGYRTNEESLKKCVEDYIGRIEKEGQRYQALKAHAEEKLQLANEEITQVRSKAQAEALALQAVLRKEQMRVHSLEKVVEQKARENDELTRICDDLISKMERI
- the TACC3 gene encoding transforming acidic coiled-coil-containing protein 3 isoform X4, whose amino-acid sequence is MSLHIFSDENVTGDKSTQNCDFLFSPPELTGKSSVLRLSQKENVPPKSTAKAMKVTFQTPLRDPQTHRILSPSTGSKLEACFALGDTVGLENCHQVWTQKENQQFTKETDTRTTNGVLQKPAVADANPPSEDMRPASDDRHCSGPSLAPLACLDPASSSQMSERVEDPEASPGQTSGSPEHTQEEHIHPHSLGESATSSCTILEDPPGVAPQDRAEDPPRATGDNSTGVPGPSAGAPSAPSTHPGGPRGAEPLVGLPHEAPAGSRVTPGRADTAPAGPVEAGGATFPSPQREGAEGQTADSLRSEPVRLEFDFSDATSKRPPPLRKRGTIPALRPPSRRPEARQEKEEKALMEAGEGPDPRPRGSNSLDRDKLDDPDCNPAGGDGEARPPEHPKSGPATEASSPSRQVPLASAADTPGAQTAAGTADAAGEEGTADTSGAPAPTSSPGSKPPTVPADPTPPTPRGPEPSPNLSGEHFWDAAEVLGTGAEVDYLEQFGASSFKESALRKQSLYLKFDPLLQDSPRGPAPVAPEPSSARGTDAHSSGSPLEAQLLDLDFAGAPDIPTLGPAPRDTGPSAPLLPVGPIVDVLQYSQKDLDAAVGAMQKENEALRGRCAALQERILEMGKIMDGFEGTVYQAMEEAQKQKELAKAEIQKVLREKDQLTSDLHSMEKSFSDLFKRFEKQKDVIEGYRTNEESLKKCVEDYIGRIEKEGQRYQALKAHAEEKLQLANEEITQVRSKAQAEALALQAVLRKEQMRVHSLEKVVEQKARENDELTRICDDLISKMERI
- the TACC3 gene encoding transforming acidic coiled-coil-containing protein 3 isoform X2: MGTAWQRTHCLRCDPPVQEGGRPPCSTVGMSLHIFSDENVTGDKSTQNCDFLFSPPELTGKSSVLRLSQKENVPPKSTAKAMKVTFQTPLRDPQTHRILSPSTGSKLEACFALGDTVGLENCHQVWTQKENQQFTKETDTRTTNGVLQKPAVADANPPSEDMRPASDDRHCSGPSLAPLACLDPASSSQMSERVEDPEASPGQTSGSPEHTQEEHIHPHSLGESATSSCTILEDPPGVAPQDRAEDPPRATGDNSTGVPGPSAGAPSAPSTHPGGPRGAEPLVGLPHEAPAGSRVTPGRADTAPAGPVEAGGATFPSPQREGAEGQTADSLRSEPVRLEFDFSDATSKRPPPLRKRGTIPALRPPSRRPEARQEKEEKALMEAGEGPDPRPRGSNSLDRDKLDDPDCNPAGGDGEARPPEHPKSGPATEASSPSRQVPLASAADTPGAQTAAGTADAAGEEGTADTSGAPAPTSSPGSKPPTVPADPTPPTPRGPEPSPNLSGEHFWDAAEVLGTGAEVDYLEQFGASSFKESALRKQSLYLKFDPLLQDSPRGPAPVAPEPSSARGTDAHSSGSPLEAQLLDLDFAGAPDIPTLGPAPRDTGPSAPLLPVGPIVDVLQYSQKDLDAAVGAMQKENEALRGRCAALQERILEMGKIMDGFEGTVYQAMEEAQKQKELAKAEIQKVLREKDQLTSDLHSMEKSFSDLFKRFEKQKDVIEGYRTNEESLKKCVEDYIGRIEKEGQRYQALKAHAEEKLQLANEEITQVRSKAQAEALALQAVLRKEQMRVHSLEKVVEQKARENDELTRICDDLISKMERI
- the TACC3 gene encoding transforming acidic coiled-coil-containing protein 3 isoform X1 codes for the protein MSLHIFSDENVTGDKSTQNCDFLFSPPELTGKSSVLRLSQKENVPPKSTAKAMKVTFQTPLRDPQTHRILSPSTGSKLEACFALGDTVGLENCHQVWTQKENQQFTKETDTRTTNGVLQKPAVADANPPSEDMRPASDDRHCSGPSLAPLACLDPASSSQMSERVEDPEASPGQTSGSPEHTQEEHIHPHSLGESATSSCTILEDPPGVAPQDRAEDPPRATGDNSTGVPGPSAGAPSAPSTHPGGPRGAEPLVGLPHEAPAGSRVTPGRADTAPAGPVEAGGATFPSPQREGAEGQTADSLRSEPVRLEFDFSDATSKRPPPLRKRGTIPALRPPSRRPEARQEKEEKALMEAGEGPDPRPRGSNSLDRDKLDDPDCNPAGGDGEARPPEHPKSGPATEASSPSRQVPLASAADTPGAQTAAGTADAAGEEGTADTSGAPAPTSSPGSKPPTVPADPTPPTPRGPEPSPNLSGEHFWDAAEVVLNQGDLDAWERFCLSRPRGCCQQPAGHGSAPRNHPAPGVLSLRAATPLFLGTGAEVDYLEQFGASSFKESALRKQSLYLKFDPLLQDSPRGPAPVAPEPSSARGTDAHSSGSPLEAQLLDLDFAGAPDIPTLGPAPRDTGPSAPLLPVGPIVDVLQYSQKDLDAAVGAMQKENEALRGRCAALQERILEMGKIMDGFEGTVYQAMEEAQKQKELAKAEIQKVLREKDQLTSDLHSMEKSFSDLFKRFEKQKDVIEGYRTNEESLKKCVEDYIGRIEKEGQRYQALKAHAEEKLQLANEEITQVRSKAQAEALALQAVLRKEQMRVHSLEKVVEQKARENDELTRICDDLISKMERI